The stretch of DNA acaaatatctaaaaattcctaaatctagatgcattttcttaataAGCAAAATgaactaagaaaataagtctagtttttagacaaaaaaattaaatttaagtgagCTTGTGCTTAtagaacaagcaaaaaaaatctgcaaataggGTGAGAAAGGTACTTTTTTCTTAGCTGTTTTTTTCTTAGCAGtttcctacactgcaaaaaatgactttcttacttagtatttttgtcttgttttttagtaaatatctaaaaattcttaaattaggatgtattttcttgatgagcaaaatgacctagaaaaataagtctagtttttagacaaaaatttaaactttaaataaatttgtgcctaaaacaagaaaaaaatctgccaataccctgcaaaaaaatgacttttcttacttagtattttaatttttgtctgttttcagtaaatatttaaaaaaaaattttaattaagatgtattttcttgatgagctaaatttgccaatggaataagaaaaatgttcttgaattaagtgtttatgaaaaagttaacttattttaagaaacattttcttattccactggcatatttttttgcttgttttaagcaataGTTTACttatagtttatattttttgtctaaaactagacttattttcctaggtcattttgctcatcaagaaaataaatcttaatttaagaatttttagatatttttactgaaaacaaaacaaaaatactaagaaaattatttttgcagtgtactgtacactgtgagaaataaaggtacaaaactgtaccaagtttccgtttggtacctttacaggagtacaaaacagaatacaattttgggtagattaccatatcttaaggacctacattgttagaaaaaaagtcaaaatatgtaccctagctgtcagtggggcagcaccctttaaaaaggtaattgtatggaccattaggtacagatatgtaaacatttagtaccaatatgtacctttgatatattaatatgtattttttaggtAGTcgtaagctctctttggtcccagtttGTACCTCTGAGGTTCTAAAAGGAAATCCTGagagggtacagccccagtgacagaaaaggtacagttttgtaccttttttctgacagtgtacagtaaCACCAACACCCATTTAGACATCTCACCATCACTTGCAAAGGGATGTTtcctaaattttatttaaactcAGTCCAATGAGTATTATATCTTAACCActaaaacataaattaataacttTTGAGTAATTATGTTTACTTTTGCAATGTGGTAGGAATAAATATAGGATGGGgcctgatttttttttaacaggttTTGATCAATTAATCAACATAGAGTCCATTGAAACTCTTAAGGTGAGCTTACTTTATGTTGTCTTCATGAATCACATCAGGCATGTGTAAAGAATCTGATGGTTCCTGTTTACAGTCCGATGGCCCCTTGGTAGATTCAACAGTGCTGTCCTCCATTCGTAGTCTTTTAGCGGGCATTAATGTGAGGGAAGTTTCATGGCTGACACTAAAATCCTCTTCAGAGCAGGAGATGCTTGCACAATGTTTCAGGGGTTTGACTTGAATTGCTGATATTGCACCAACCACAACACAAGAAAACGGTTTAATTGAGGGTAATGTGGCTTAACCTTTagctaaactaaaataaatgttaccTTTACTCCTTATTTTTGGCTTCTTTTGGGCACGTACTGCTTGGATTGACACGTTCTTCAAAAGCGGACCATTACACTGGCAGCCCACTTCTCgtgtcagtggctgtgggcagAAAAACACAGTATTTGGACTGCAAATAGTTTATCTACACCACTTTTGTCAGCCACCAACAAATAAGTGGTGTTTTACTGCTGAAATAAACCATTCCCTAGTTTCACTTCTAGTTTTAGCTACCAACCAGCTACCAGCAGTCTGATGCATAGGTGCTTATATATTACACAACTGGTAACAATGGCAGGTAACCCAttttactatttatttttaGAAGTTATAGGTGTAGTTGGCTAGCCAGGGAACATCTGCATTCTATAGAGCGTTTTATTGGACTGAAATTAGTACATGTTTTATAtaagtcaattttttttattattgctaAAATATTATACTGACATTTTGTATAAATGGATTAAAAGCAGCAATCCCTGATTTTAATTGCATATAGTTGTTATTTTCATGTGTTATAGAGATAAAACGAACTGTGATTGGTCACTTCACACGTCATTGACAGCGCGTCCACTTCCTGTCAAAGGGGGCGGGTCTTCACCAGTACGATAAACTAATATGTTGCCTAGGATTCAGCAAAGACCAACTACTTACCTTTACGCTTGGTGATGGACCAACGGTGTATACTGACGGCAC from Paramisgurnus dabryanus chromosome 14, PD_genome_1.1, whole genome shotgun sequence encodes:
- the LOC135719022 gene encoding uncharacterized protein isoform X1; the encoded protein is MGRRCVFGCSNARTLFAFPTVNWLRRKWLEFVHFEEMGVHINTRVCDRHFTDDCFTNLGRFTSELVKTLTLTETAIPTLYTVGTSPPAPPLTREVGCQCNGPLLKNVSIQAVRAQKKPKIRSKAIQVKPLKHCASISCSEEDFSVSHETSLTLMPAKRLRMEDSTVESTKGPSDCKQEPSDSLHMPDVIHEDNIKLEPCDSSYIVVTI
- the LOC135719022 gene encoding uncharacterized protein isoform X2 — protein: MVKRCVLGCYPHKTLFPFPKTQWLRSRWLEFLHFEEAGISESSRLCSRHFAPEFFTNLKQYEMGYSDFLYLIDTAVPSVYTVGPSPSVKPLTREVGCQCNGPLLKNVSIQAVRAQKKPKIRSKAIQVKPLKHCASISCSEEDFSVSHETSLTLMPAKRLRMEDSTVESTKGPSDCKQEPSDSLHMPDVIHEDNIKLEPCDSSYIVVTI